Below is a window of Lentimicrobiaceae bacterium DNA.
TCCGATCTAAGACTGGAGTGCCAACAATATGCATTTCAGGAGCAGTTCCACCGGCAAGGGAAGTATTAACGTTGCTATAATTACTTTGCATACCGAAAATTACCCAACCTTGTGGAGGCATTGTTCCAGATGAGAAATCTTCTTGCAAAAGTACTTGTGCTTTGCCGGAAAAAGCAACAAACAAGATAATAGCTAAAGAAATTAGTAGTTTTTTCATGGTTATGTTACGTTGAGTTTGTAAATAATTTTATTAAAATCAAACTCCAAAGATAATATTTTTATAATATGAATAATAAAAAAACCTTCATAAATTTATTTTATGAAGGTTTTTTTTATCGTTTATCTCAACGTGTTATTTTTTCATTTGTTGTGGAGTTTCAAGAAGTTTGAAAAACTGGTCTAGTTCAGGCTGAATAACTATACGTGTTCTACGGTTTTTAGCTCTACCATCGGCAGTGCTGTTAGTATCTACAGGTGAATATTCGCCTCTACCGGCTGCGGTAATATGCGATGGATCCATGCCGTATTCGTTTTGTAGCAATCTTACTACTGTTGTGGCACGTTTTACACTCAAATCCCAATTGTCGTAAATTCCATCACGTTTTGGATATGGAACGTTGTCGGTATGACCTTCAACCATAAAATGAATATCAGGTTGATTTTTTAGGACTTTTGCAACTTTGCCCAATACTTCTTTTGCTCTGTCGGTTATTTTATAGCTACCGCTTGCAAATAAAAGTTTGTCCGAAATATCAACGTAAATAACTCCTTTATCTACTTTAATATTAACATCTTCATCGTCTAAGTTACCTATAGCGCTCTTCAAATTCATTACCAAAGCCATGTTTAAAGAATCTTTTTTAGCTATAGACATCTGTAAATTCTGAATATAAGCATCTTTCATTCCTATATTTTCCATCGATTGTCTGATACTTTCAGCTTGCGAGCTCGAAATTACCGATAAGGTTTCCAATTGGTTTAAAACCATGGTGTTGGCTTTTGTCAGATTATCTG
It encodes the following:
- a CDS encoding OmpA family protein — protein: MRVNRIFLIAILSLSILGTSCVSKKKYTQQLESFETLEQQYSKKQSDLNACITARDNYIKQIEDLNRLLAEKDKETDNLTKANTMVLNQLETLSVISSSQAESIRQSMENIGMKDAYIQNLQMSIAKKDSLNMALVMNLKSAIGNLDDEDVNIKVDKGVIYVDISDKLLFASGSYKITDRAKEVLGKVAKVLKNQPDIHFMVEGHTDNVPYPKRDGIYDNWDLSVKRATTVVRLLQNEYGMDPSHITAAGRGEYSPVDTNSTADGRAKNRRTRIVIQPELDQFFKLLETPQQMKK